The Clarias gariepinus isolate MV-2021 ecotype Netherlands chromosome 20, CGAR_prim_01v2, whole genome shotgun sequence genome includes the window TAGGAATGTTattctacaatttttttttaagttctaaTAGAAATTTAAAACTACTGCATGGATTAAAGAATGCTAACAACAGAGCATAATGTTAAGCAATATAATGggatataatattaatatggaaaataatgtaatataatattaataataatgttacatATTCTGCATATAACCAAAGTGGtcacaaaacaaatgaaaaaaaagaatcaccaCATTGATTGAAATAAGAAAGGACTGTAGGTAAGAGGATTCCATGGGATAAGTACTGGAGTGATTAATATATCagctgcaacaagttattttacCCTAACTGATTTAGTGAGCAGCTTCTTGTTTCTTAACAAACCACATCAGGAAACATATCTTGTGGTCGTGGCAAAAAAGTTCCTCTGTTTCAGAAGAACCATAGTTATTCAGCACATTCAGGTTTTTTTctatcaatggatttttttcttaactgATGACACAGGCATATTCCTTGATGACGGTGCCAAAATTCGTTAGGCTTAAATTGttaaagagtggttcaggaGGAATGAGATATCATTTTCAGACCTTAAGAATCTTtgagatgtgctggagaaggctttagGCAGTGGTCCagctctcccatcatcaataccaGATCTTTGACTTGGGACAGAATAAATGTTATGATGTTGCATAAGCTCATCAAAATAATGCCATGGtaaacaaagcaaaaggtggtttaaatgaaatattacagtgtgtgactttttttgttgttgttgtatcaCATGAGTGCAGAggtatatttttgaaaatattttttgcatatttaaacaaaagcatTAGTGTCAGTTGAGGCTTGCAGTGCAGGGGGGTCAAGCTCAAACCTCTGTGCAGATCACTCAAGTTCTTTTACTAAAACCCTGTCCTCGTGAAAattacattgtgtttttttgttgccatGGAAATCTAATTCTAAACCAAAGGATTCCAATATCTCCTAGATAGAGCTGGCATGCATCCAGGTTTCCATAccacaaaaacagagaaaggCCACACCTAGTCTATTAAAAGTCAAGATAGACTGAGTAAACATGTCACATCAATGACTTTTACTTGATTAAAAAGAAAGCCTGCAACCAAACAAGCCCATTCTACAGCTTATACAATTCTGTGCTTTTTTATGCTTGCAGTTTTGTCCCAAAGTTTTGAAAAACATATACGTCTGATAATTGAATGTCCACATGCTTATATTATTAAAGTATATGTAACTCAGGATTATTTGGTGCAATGCTTTCATTCATACAGAGTGTAGAATTAGTACGTATTTTTAGACTCTAATATAAAAGAGTTGTATGttggtgtgtacagtatatacaggcaAGTGTTTTACTATTAACCTTCATGAAACCACATCAATCTGTACTATTATACAAATTAACTACACtggttaaaattttttatttaaatatacaaatataatatttgtaGGACAGAATGTGAAAAAATTTTCAGGAAAATCAGGACCCTCATTTGTTCTCCAGCTTAACGTTTCAATATGTttgtatttcttatttaaaaatatcttcTGCTAATAAGAATAAATTATTGCCCTATAGACCCTTTAtcttattaataaatacatcgCTTATTGTATATGTTTAATGATCAGGTCTAGAGTTAGAAATGCAATGATAATGAAAGCAGGAGTGAGAGTACAGACATCCAGATCATGGAAAATGAGCTGGCAATGATTGGAGGCATGGAATTACCTGCaaaatacaaacatatatatttgttaacattaaatgtggaaaaatatatatttacagctacaattattatattataattcattataaatAAGTAAGCCTAAAGTCTATGCAAATGTATACTGACCAAGAATCTGAATGGCATTGATGGAGTTTGGAATAACAGGAAATGTCAAGTTAACCAGTTCAtctaaaagagttttttttatatcagatTCAGTAACATTTGGGCCATTAGAATTAAAGTTAAGGTTGGCTAATGTCTTAGTCGAACCATTGCTGTAGGGACACaaatatagatataaaataTTACGTTAAGTAAGAAatccataaattaataaatactaataattaaaacacaaataagtaaaaacatATACTCCAGCATACCTGAACTGTAAAATGTCCATGCTTTTGAAGTTTTTATAGTGTTTAGAGTACAAAGGTTCAACctgaaagaaaattaaaatgactCAGGTGAGTATCAACAGTAGTTAAACACCCTGATGAACTACTCTGTCACAATTAGTACCAAATGCAGttggtaaataattaataataaatgatgaataTACCGAACCTTAAGAATGTTCGAAATTAAAAAACTAATTGCATCCTAATGCATGTGCATTTAATCAGGTTACACAATATTTCTctattttaattgaaatatttctctattttaatttctctaatttaaatgaaaaatcaagtgaatgtaaaaatttaacgttttcttcttttaagagaaaacactaaaacattTCTCAGGTTCTTTAGGTTATATGAGTTGGCAACAAAATTTCAAGGGAaggaatttttttaaggtaaatgaaatgaaataaatagtaaattaattaaaattaattattaaaaaaatatacctGACTACGTATATTTTTAGCTTTTGTTGCAAACTGTGGAGAGTTGGTATCAGCCAGTGCTTGATTAAAGGTTTCATTAATACTGAAAATCAAGACAAAAACTGCAGTTACGTCTGCAGGTACAGCATTTGTGCTGGTGGGTGAAGGTGTGCTTGTTGAGTGGTCTGTAGAAGTGCTCAGGGTTAAAATCATGGTTGTAGAGCTTCTTGTAGAATTGCTAAAaggtgaagttgtggttgttaaGCTGTATGTAGACGTGCTCGTGGGTAAAGTTGTGGTTGATGAACTAGTTAAAGACATGCTTGTGGGGGAAGATGTAGTGGTTGAGCTGTGTGGAGATGTGCTGATGGGTGAAATCGTGTTCGTTGGAATTTTTATAGGCTCAGCTAGGGTTGAACTTGTTGAGCTGGTTGACGACATGCCCATGGGTAAGGTTGTGGTTGTTGGAGTGGTTTTAGATGAGCTTGTGGCtaaagttgtggttgttgatCTCTGTGTAGTCGCGCTGGTGGGTAAAGTTAGAGTGGTTGTAGATAAGCTCATAGGTGAAGTCGTAGTTGTTGAGCTGTGTGTAGACGTGCTTGTGACTGAAGTCAGGGGTGTTGGGGTAGTTGAAGTTGTGCTTGCAGGTGAAGTCATGGTTGTTGAGCTGTGTGTAGACGTGCTTGAGGGTGAAGTCGTGGTTGTTGGGGTGGTTgtagacgtgcttgtgggtgaagtcgtGGTTGTTGGGGTGGTTGTAGATGTGCTTGTGAGTGAAGTCATGGTTGTTAAGCTGTGTgtagatgtgcttgtggatgaagtcatggttgttgagctggttgAAGATGTGCTTGTGGGCGAAGTCGTGATTGTTGCGGTTGTTGTAGATgagcttgtgggtgaagttgtggttgttgtagaTAAGAatgtgggtgaagttgtggttgttgagctggttgAAGACGTGCTTGTTGGTGAAGTCGCACTTGTGGTGGGTGTAGAAGAGCTTGCAGGTAAAGTCGTAGTTGTTgagctgtgtgtaggtgtgcttgtggatgaagttgtggttgttggggtagttgtagatgtgcttgtgggtgaagttgtgggtgaagttgtggttgttgtagaTAAgactgtgggtgaagttgtggttgttgagctggttgaagacatgcttgtgggtgaagtcgcACTTGTTGTGGTGGGTGTAGAAGAGCTTGCAGGTAAAGTCGTAGTTGTTgagctgtgtgtaggtgtgcttgTGGATGAAGTTGTGATTGTTGGGGTAGTTGTAgatgtgcttgtgggtgaagttgtgggTGAATTTGTGGTTGTTGTAGATAAgactgtgggtgaagttgtggttgttgagctggttgAAGACGTGCTTGAGGGTGAAGTCGAGCTTGTTGCGGTGGGTGTGGAAGAGCTTGCATGTAAAGTCATGGTTGTTGAGCTGAGTGTAGGTGTGCTTGTGGATGAAGTCGTGGTTGTTGGGGTTGTTGTAGATgagcttgtgggtgaagttgtggttgttgagctggttgaagacatgcttgtgggtgaagtcgcACTTGTGGTGGGTGTAGAAGAGCTTGCAGGTAAAGTCGTAGTTGTTgagctgtgtgtaggtgtgcttgtggatgaagttgtggttgttggggtagttgtagatgtgcttgtgggtgaagttgtgggtgaagttgtggttgttgtagaTAAgactgtgggtgaagttgtggttgttgagctggttgaagacatgcttgtgggtgaagtcgcACTTGTTGTGGTGGGTGTAGAAGAGCTTGCAGGTAAAGTCGTAGTTGTTgagctgtgtgtaggtgtgcttgtggatgaagttgtggttgttggggtagttgtagatgtgcttgtgggtgaagttgtgggtgaagttgtggttgttgtagtTAAgactgtgggtgaagttgtggttgttgagctggttgAAGACGTGCTTGAGGGTGAAGTCGCGCTTGTTGCGGTGGGTGTAGAAGAGCTTGCATGTAAAGTCGTAGTTGTtgagctgtgtgtatgtgtgcttgtggatgaagttgtggttgttggggtagttgtagatgtgcttgtgggtgaagttgtgggtgaagttgtggttgttgtagaTAAgactgtgggtgaagttgtggttgttgagctggttgaagacatgcttgtgggtgaagtcgcACTTGTTGTGGTGGGTGTAGAAGAGCTTGCAGGTAAAGTCGTAGTTGTTgagctgtgtgtaggtgtgcttgtggatgaagttgtggttgttggggtagttgtagatgtgcttgtgggtgaagttgtgggtgaagttgtggttgttgtagaTAAgactgtgggtgaagttgtggttgttgagctggttgaagacatgcttgtgggtgaagtcgcACTTGTTGTGGTGGGTGTAGAAGAGCTTGCAGGTAAAGTCGTAGTTGTTgagctgtgtgtaggtgtgcttgtggatgaagttgtggttgttggggtagttgtagatgtgcttgtgggtgaagttgtgggtgaagttgtggttgttgtagtTAAgactgtgggtgaagttgtggttgttgagctggttgAAGACGTGCTTGAGGGTGAAGTCGCGCTTGTTGCGGTGGGTGTAGAAGAGCTTGCATGTAAAGTCGTAGTTGTTgagctgtgtgtaggtgtgcttatggatgaagttgtggttgttggggtagttgtagatgtgcttgtgggtgaagttgtgggtgaagttgtggttgttgtagtTAAgactgtgggtgaagttgtgctTGAGGGTGAAGTCGCGCTTGTTGCGGTGGGTGTAGAAGAGCTTGCATGTAAAGTCGTAGTTGTTgagctgtgtgtaggtgtgcttgtggatgaagttgtggttgttggggtagttgtagatgtgcttgtgggtgaagttgtgggtgaagttgtggttgttgtagaTAAgactgtgggtgaagttgtggttgttgagctggttgaagacatgcttgtgggtgaagtcgcACTTGTTGTGGTGGGTGTAGAAGAGCTTGCAGGTAAAGTCGTAGTTGTTgagctgtgtgtaggtgtgcttgtggatgaagttgtggttgttggggtagttgtagatgtgcttgtgggtgaagttgtgggtgaagttgtggttgttgtagtTAAgactgtgggtgaagttgtggttgttgagctggttgAAGACGTGCTTGAGGGTGAAGTCGCGCTTGTTGCGGTGGGTGTAGAAGAGCTTGCATGTAAAGTCGTAGTTGTTgagctgtgtgtaggtgtgcttgtggatgaagttgtggttgttggggtagttgtagatgtgcttgtgggtgaagttgtgggtgaagttgtggttgttgtagtTAAgactgtgggtgaagttgtgctTGAGGGTGAAGTCGCGCTTGTTGCGGTGGGTGTAGAAGAGCTTGCATGTAAAGTCGTAGTTGTTgagctgtgtgtaggtgtgcttgtggatgaagttgtggttgttggggtagttgtagatgtgcttgtgggtgaagttgtgggtgaagttgtggttgttgtagaTAAgactgtgggtgaagttgtggttgttgagctggttgaagacatgcttgtgggtgaagtcgcACTTGTTGTGGTGGGTGTAGAAGAGCTTGCAGGTAAAGTCGTAGTTGTTgagctgtgtgtaggtgtgcttgtggatgaagttgtggttgttggggtagttgtagatgtgcttgtgggtgaagttgtggttgttgtagaTAAgactgtgggtgaagttgtggttgttgagctggttgAAGACGTGCTTGAGGGTGAAGTCGCGCTTGTTGCGGTGGGTGTAGAAGAGCTTGCATGTAAAGTCATGGTTGTTGAGCTGAGTGTAGGTGTGCTTGTGGATGAAGTCGTGGTTGTTGGGGTTGTTGTAGATgagcttgtgggtgaagttgtggttgttgagctggttgaagacatgcttgtgggtgaagtcgcACTTGTTGTGGTGGGTGTAGAAGAGCTTGCAGGTAAAGTCGTAGTTGTTgagctgtgtgtaggtgtgcttgtggatgaagttgtggttgttggggtagttgtagatgtgcttgtgggtgaagttgtgggtgaagttgtggttgttgtagaTGAGACTGGAGGTGAAGTTGTAGTTGTTGAGCTGGTTAaagacgtgcttgtgggtgaagtcgcACTTGTGGTGGGTGTAGAAGAGCTTGCAGGTAAAGTCGTAGTTGTTgagctgtgtgtaggtgtgcttgtggatgaagttgtggttgttggggTGGTTgtagacgtgcttgtgggtAAAGTCGCGCTTGTTGCGCTGTGTATAGgtgtgcttgtgggtgaagtcatGATTGTTGAGCTGGATGTAGATAAGCTTGTAGGCAAAGTCGTGGTTGCTGCAGTGGTTGTAGATGAGCTTGTGGGCGAAAATGGGGTTGTTGAGCTGGTTGAAGACGTGCTTGAGGGTGAAGTCCCGCTTGTTGTGGTGGGTGTAGAAGAGCTTGCAGGtaaagttgtggttgttgagctgtgtgtaggtgtgcttgtggataaagttgtggttgttggcGTGCTTGTAGGTAAAGTCGTGGTTGTTGCAGTGGTTGTATATGAGattgtgggtgaagttgtggttgttaaGCTGGTTGaagacgtgcttgtgggtgaagttgcggttgttgagctgtgtgtagacgtgcttgtgggtgaagttgtggttgttggcGTGGTAGTAGATGTGCTTATGGGtaaagttgtggttgttgagctgTGTGTAGACGTGCTTGTGTCTAAAGTTGTGATTGTTGCAGATAAGCTTGTAGACGTGTTTGCAGGTGAAATCATGGTTGTTACTAATGATTGtgcagacagaaacagaaaagtaatattttgttaatataaaGCAAACATTTGTTCATAGTGAACTGCACCAAGAGACTGACCTGAAATGTTATCAAATGGAGAGTGGGTCAGGGGTAGTTCAGTGATTAAGGTTGGTtaattggactacagttcagaaagtcccaagttcaaatcccacgactaCTAAGTTACCACTGATAGGCCttcgagcaaggcccttaactgcttagatgtgtaacgagataaaaaatatatataatctgtGTAACATACACTTATGCAAAATGTACTTTTACTCCCTAAATTTTACTTATACACTCTACTCTCTACATTTTAAATAGAGAGTGGAGTTACTTTTTAGATTAAgctcacataaaaaaacattgattttttCATCTATACATAAGCGTTTAAGCTGTTACACAGATGATATCATGACCTGAAGAAAACCCCATATGGGAAGGACAGGAACAGAACAATTTCACCAATCTAAGTTTACAGAAATTACTGGCAGGTCTATGTTGGTTAAACACAGGTGTAACGCTTTAGACCTAGTTTGTGTTTAGTTTGTGTTTCACAAAAATAACAACATTGTTATTATCACAAGCTTATAAAGTTTTGGCTCATCCTGTAAACTTATTGTACTCTTGATGCTTGCAGAATGCTCAAGTTTAATTCTGTTGAATACTTGCATTATACAGAGTAGCAGTGGAAGCAACTAGCTAATTTTACtcccaatgtaattaaagacaGTAACAATGCTGCTCGGCATCCATTTTAATAATGCCAAATCTTGTTGTAAGTCATGCCCTCATGTCTTCAACAACAATTTCGTTGTgttcacattttatttctctgggtgttttttttttttttttttacctatttgtTTCAAGATATAGTTCTAAACACTGACTATTAGACTCTGAAATGGTTAACTTAAATTAATGAGTAGAGCAAAGGATTGTTTCTGGGTAATATGTTGTAAAACTTCTTCTGTATGACTGAATTACAATTCTTTAACAGATTTCACAACATTCTTGCTTTTtcctaaaaaacatctcaaacatCTCAAAGATCCAAAAATCTTAAACAATGACTAAGATTTCTTGATACAGGATTTCAACCCATTTGCcctaattatatttaaagttgAGAATTGTCAAATGAATTTAAACACCACGTCACACACTCTCTTGTGATTCATGGCTTGGCTTAAAGCCAATCAAAGCcattaaaaaattatcaaactCATATACAAAGTCTCTTTCATGCAGAATTTCAGATTTATTGCTCGCACTTACTCAAACGTCCCTAAACACAccatcaaattttttttatagacacaTAGACACAAACCTCTCTTACACACATTCAATGTCTTATAGTAATGTTAAATGGTTGCtagtgtgttagagtgtatgaCAGTGTGTAGTAAAGgtttgatattatatacagtaggttaatAACCCAAACTTTTATCCAGCATGACCCCCCTGTGAGATCCATAAAGCCTTTTGGATTTTATTGTCTTGCATAGAGCCCTGAGTGAAGACACCCAACTGAACCATCACCTGAACTGGAGCGGGAGCTTCCTctaatgctcttgtagctgAATGAACACACATTATAGGCTCCTACACTCCAACATCTAGTGGCAGGCAGGTCCATTTGGTCTGGCTACATAATTAA containing:
- the LOC128508356 gene encoding uncharacterized protein LOC128508356; translation: MSLSTTTLTLPTSATTQRSTTTTLATSSSKTTPTTTTLPMGMSSTSSTSSTLAEPIKIPTNTISPISTSPHSSTTTSSPTSMSLTSSSTTTLPTSTSTYSLTTTTSPFSNSTRSSTTMILTLSTSTDHSTSTPSPTSTNAVPADVTAVFVLIFSINETFNQALADTNSPQFATKAKNIRSQVEPLYSKHYKNFKSMDILQFSNGSTKTLANLNFNSNGPNVTESDIKKTLLDELVNLTFPVIPNSINAIQILGNSMPPIIASSFSMIWMSVLSLLLSLSLHF